Proteins from a genomic interval of Synechococcus sp. A15-28:
- a CDS encoding sulfotransferase has protein sequence MARAELLVDRLVATGFIRPGVLWRGLQCCRPSLARWRVSVLVGLSGLLVEPLAWLQSLLFARRLRRLQLPDDLIVVIGHWRSGTTYLHQLLACDPAVATARNTLTIAPQVALLLKPWIAPVLKTWMTRTRPIDAVPWGPDDPQEDELGLARLTFDTNMAGMAFPRNYLANFRRHVLVTTRAYERQWLQFCRLTWLHDGAGKTHWLIKNSVHTARVSLVLRHFPRARFVVLPRTPVDSIRSLVQVKQRLGTLVGLQPVPDQGTQVEETVTAQRELLEAFETSRHLIPDQQLLELDYDDLIHQPLQAVERIYTRFGLSSWAVAKAPIKARIDQARSYSADPVRLPQPAERRLQSLVKPT, from the coding sequence ATGGCACGGGCTGAGCTGTTGGTTGATCGTTTGGTGGCGACGGGGTTCATCCGTCCAGGGGTGTTGTGGCGCGGCCTGCAGTGCTGCCGTCCCTCTCTCGCCCGTTGGCGAGTCAGTGTGCTGGTGGGTCTCAGCGGACTGCTGGTGGAGCCGCTGGCCTGGCTGCAGTCGTTGCTGTTCGCTCGGCGCTTGCGGCGGCTGCAGCTGCCGGATGATCTGATCGTGGTGATCGGTCACTGGCGCAGTGGCACCACCTATCTGCATCAGCTGCTGGCCTGCGATCCCGCCGTGGCGACAGCCCGCAACACGCTGACGATCGCCCCCCAGGTGGCGTTGCTGCTCAAGCCCTGGATCGCCCCTGTGCTGAAGACCTGGATGACCCGGACCCGGCCGATCGACGCGGTTCCCTGGGGCCCGGATGACCCCCAGGAGGATGAACTCGGCCTGGCACGCCTCACCTTCGACACCAACATGGCCGGAATGGCATTTCCGCGGAACTATCTCGCCAATTTCCGCCGCCATGTGTTGGTCACCACCAGGGCCTACGAGCGGCAGTGGTTGCAGTTCTGCCGGCTTACCTGGCTCCATGACGGTGCCGGCAAAACCCACTGGCTGATCAAGAATTCCGTGCACACCGCCCGGGTGAGCCTGGTGCTGCGGCATTTCCCCCGGGCCCGGTTCGTGGTGCTGCCCCGGACTCCGGTCGATTCGATTCGCTCGTTGGTGCAGGTGAAGCAACGGTTGGGCACGTTGGTGGGGCTGCAGCCCGTGCCCGATCAAGGCACCCAGGTGGAGGAGACCGTGACGGCCCAACGGGAGTTGCTGGAAGCATTTGAGACCTCACGACATCTGATTCCAGATCAACAGTTGTTGGAGCTGGACTACGACGACCTCATCCATCAACCGCTTCAGGCTGTGGAGCGCATCTACACCCGTTTCGGGTTGAGCAGCTGGGCTGTGGCGAAGGCGCCGATCAAGGCCCGCATCGATCAGGCTCGCTCCTATTCCGCTGATCCGGTGCGCCTCCCACAGCCGGCGGAGCGTCGCCTTCAGTCTCTCGTCAAGCCGACATGA
- a CDS encoding DUF192 domain-containing protein, with protein sequence MDLPAPQQLPVTARWCLEDRRCIALEVARTPLQQQIGLMQRPALPPLRGMWFPFDRPRPLSFWMFNTLAPLDMLFLRDNRVMAIADDVPVCPKLPCPSYGPKENSDGVVELRAGEARRLGIRPGDTVTIETISSQ encoded by the coding sequence ATGGATCTGCCGGCACCACAGCAGCTGCCCGTCACCGCCCGATGGTGCCTCGAGGATCGACGTTGCATCGCTTTGGAGGTGGCCCGCACCCCGCTGCAGCAGCAGATCGGTCTGATGCAGCGACCGGCCTTGCCCCCACTGCGGGGCATGTGGTTTCCCTTTGATCGCCCCAGGCCCCTGAGCTTCTGGATGTTCAACACCCTGGCGCCGCTGGACATGCTCTTTCTGCGGGACAATCGGGTGATGGCCATTGCGGATGATGTTCCCGTTTGTCCGAAGCTGCCCTGCCCCAGCTATGGCCCCAAGGAAAACAGTGACGGGGTGGTGGAGTTGCGGGCTGGCGAGGCCCGTCGCCTGGGGATTCGCCCCGGCGACACGGTGACGATTGAGACGATATCGTCACAATAA
- a CDS encoding NAD(+) kinase: protein MPRIGLIVNDGKSLAVQTADTIQQRLEVAGHEVVRASSSGGMVGFANPDQHLRLLGYSACVPEGFNSSMALAIVLGGDGTVLSAARQTAPVGVPILTINTGHLGFLAEAYLGDLDRALEVVLTQQWTIEERSNLVVSVMRGDQRRWEALSLNEMALHREPLTSMCHFEIAIGRHAPVDIAADGVILSTPTGSTAYALSAGGPVISPDCPVLQLTPIAPHSLASRALVFSDREPVTVFPATPERLMMVVDGSAGCYVWPEDRVLIRRSEHPVRFVRLVDHEFFQVLRNKLGWGLPHIAKPDKG, encoded by the coding sequence GTGCCCCGGATCGGACTGATCGTGAACGACGGCAAGTCGCTGGCGGTTCAGACCGCGGACACGATTCAGCAGCGTCTGGAGGTTGCTGGCCACGAGGTGGTTCGCGCCAGCAGTTCCGGCGGCATGGTGGGTTTCGCCAATCCGGATCAGCATCTGCGTTTGTTGGGCTACAGCGCCTGTGTCCCAGAAGGGTTCAACAGCAGCATGGCCCTGGCGATCGTGCTGGGGGGCGATGGCACGGTGCTGTCGGCAGCGCGGCAGACCGCACCGGTTGGGGTTCCGATCCTCACCATCAATACCGGTCACCTCGGTTTTCTGGCAGAGGCTTATCTCGGCGATCTGGATCGCGCTCTGGAGGTGGTGCTGACCCAGCAATGGACGATCGAGGAACGCAGCAACCTGGTGGTGAGTGTGATGCGTGGTGATCAGCGGCGCTGGGAGGCGCTGTCCCTCAACGAAATGGCTCTGCACCGCGAGCCGCTCACGAGCATGTGCCATTTCGAGATCGCCATCGGCCGTCATGCACCGGTGGACATTGCCGCCGATGGAGTAATTCTCTCCACCCCCACCGGCTCGACCGCCTATGCCCTCAGTGCCGGTGGCCCTGTGATTTCACCGGATTGTCCGGTGCTGCAGCTGACGCCGATCGCCCCCCATTCCCTGGCTTCCCGCGCCCTGGTGTTCAGCGACCGTGAACCGGTAACCGTGTTCCCGGCGACACCGGAACGGCTGATGATGGTGGTGGATGGCAGTGCCGGTTGCTATGTCTGGCCTGAAGACCGCGTTCTGATCCGCCGCAGTGAACACCCGGTGCGTTTCGTGCGGTTGGTGGACCACGAATTCTTCCAGGTGTTGCGCAACAAGCTGGGCTGGGGCCTGCCCCACATCGCCAAGCCGGACAAGGGATGA
- a CDS encoding SOS response-associated peptidase, whose protein sequence is MCGRYSLDTPLQPLQSLLQPWLRDADCGWLKHYAPRRLIRPGEPVLALRREHGLSVTSHMLWGLLPGWVKDPLTGPRPINARAETLEDKASFRGPWRHHRCLLPADGFLEQGEQIRRQDGQLFWLAGLWDRWIGPDGSEVETCCVITTRPNEFLASLHDRMPVIVPQGLEEIWLEPGDGAHRRALEPMLEPWPSEGWSRRGSSQLSLF, encoded by the coding sequence ATGTGCGGTCGCTACAGCCTCGATACGCCCCTGCAGCCGCTTCAGTCCCTGCTGCAACCGTGGCTGCGGGATGCCGACTGCGGCTGGTTGAAGCACTACGCACCACGGCGGTTGATCCGCCCAGGCGAACCGGTGCTGGCCCTCAGACGCGAACACGGCCTGAGTGTCACAAGCCACATGCTCTGGGGCCTGCTGCCGGGTTGGGTGAAGGATCCACTGACGGGGCCGAGGCCGATCAACGCCCGCGCTGAGACGCTGGAGGACAAAGCCTCCTTCCGTGGACCCTGGCGTCACCACCGCTGCCTGCTGCCGGCGGATGGATTTCTGGAGCAGGGAGAGCAGATCCGTCGCCAGGACGGGCAGCTGTTCTGGCTGGCCGGGCTCTGGGACCGCTGGATCGGCCCTGACGGCAGTGAAGTGGAGACCTGCTGCGTGATCACCACCAGGCCAAACGAATTTCTGGCGAGCTTGCACGACCGCATGCCGGTGATCGTTCCCCAGGGCCTCGAGGAGATCTGGCTGGAACCAGGGGATGGCGCCCATCGCCGGGCCCTTGAACCCATGCTGGAGCCATGGCCGAGTGAGGGTTGGAGCCGACGCGGCAGCTCACAACTCAGCTTGTTCTGA
- a CDS encoding AraC family transcriptional regulator, producing the protein MNQLNSGDLSHRAGLMKDLIAWGQANPTEVISLEDLSSTIFASRSSIVHSCRTSFGMGPMTVLKQIRLGQVQAMLMNPQQRESMKCTTVQAVANHFGFSSRNHFARDYRQLFGEAPSTTLQRSTTPGIRSHAVSVAHKPQMAMARR; encoded by the coding sequence TTGAATCAGCTCAACAGCGGCGACCTGAGCCACCGCGCCGGGTTGATGAAGGACCTGATCGCCTGGGGGCAGGCCAACCCCACGGAAGTCATTTCCCTGGAAGACCTCAGCAGCACGATCTTCGCCTCGCGCTCATCGATTGTGCACAGCTGTCGCACCAGCTTCGGCATGGGCCCGATGACCGTGTTGAAGCAGATCCGGCTCGGTCAGGTTCAGGCGATGCTGATGAACCCGCAGCAGCGTGAATCGATGAAGTGCACCACGGTCCAGGCCGTGGCGAATCATTTCGGCTTCAGCAGTCGCAACCATTTCGCCCGCGACTACCGACAGTTGTTCGGTGAAGCGCCGAGCACAACGCTTCAACGCTCCACCACACCCGGTATCCGCTCCCACGCGGTGTCGGTGGCCCACAAGCCCCAGATGGCCATGGCCCGCAGGTAG
- the cbiE gene encoding precorrin-6y C5,15-methyltransferase (decarboxylating) subunit CbiE yields the protein MIDVIGTDAGAPASLPTAQQALIRAADRIAAPRRLHPAIETWLDRPVSFVDSDDPRHLVEALRSLPDQDNVVVLASGDPLWFGIGRILTDRLGPERLRFHPAPTSLQLAFARIGRPWQDARWVSLHGRDPEPLARELQKRPRALAVLTDPGRGGADTVRRCLRSSGLEASYQLWLGENLGHADERMRRIPADAPLPEPLQPLLVALLIADEPSVPSGRALPLFGLEDGLYLQHPDHPGLMTKREARIQLLADLELPDQGVLWDLGAGTGSIGLEALRLRPQLKLLAVERRAGGAALIQANAARLAVKPSAVLETDALQLLAGDLPDGLAQPDRVLLGGGGPNREALLRAVLQRMRPSGVVVIPLATVEALAPLRPLLEQAGLTVQVNQLQAWRGQPLSDGTRLAPMNPILALKGTKS from the coding sequence ATGATCGATGTGATCGGCACCGACGCAGGGGCACCGGCCTCGCTGCCCACGGCGCAGCAAGCCTTGATCCGAGCTGCCGATCGGATCGCCGCACCGCGTCGCCTCCATCCGGCGATTGAAACGTGGCTCGACCGCCCGGTGTCGTTCGTGGACAGCGACGATCCCCGCCATCTGGTGGAGGCTCTCCGCTCTCTGCCAGATCAAGACAACGTGGTGGTGCTGGCCAGCGGCGACCCGCTCTGGTTCGGCATTGGCCGCATCCTGACGGACCGCCTCGGACCGGAGCGGCTGCGCTTTCACCCCGCCCCCACCTCTCTGCAACTGGCCTTTGCCCGGATCGGTCGTCCCTGGCAGGACGCCCGCTGGGTGAGCCTGCATGGCCGCGATCCCGAACCGTTGGCCCGGGAACTGCAGAAGCGGCCCAGGGCCCTGGCGGTGCTCACCGATCCCGGGCGCGGCGGCGCCGACACCGTGCGCCGCTGCCTGCGCAGCAGCGGGTTGGAGGCCAGCTATCAACTCTGGCTTGGGGAAAACCTGGGCCATGCCGACGAACGGATGCGGCGGATCCCCGCTGATGCCCCGCTGCCGGAGCCACTGCAGCCCTTGCTGGTGGCACTGCTGATCGCCGATGAGCCCTCCGTTCCAAGCGGCCGAGCGCTGCCGTTGTTCGGCCTGGAGGATGGTTTGTATCTCCAGCACCCGGATCACCCCGGTCTGATGACCAAGCGGGAGGCACGCATCCAGTTGCTGGCGGATCTGGAGCTCCCGGATCAGGGGGTGCTCTGGGATCTCGGCGCCGGCACCGGCAGCATCGGCCTCGAGGCCCTTCGCTTGCGTCCCCAGCTCAAACTGCTGGCGGTGGAGCGCCGGGCCGGAGGGGCTGCGCTGATCCAGGCCAACGCCGCGCGGCTTGCGGTGAAGCCCAGTGCCGTGCTGGAAACGGATGCGCTGCAGCTGCTGGCGGGCGATCTGCCGGACGGCCTGGCCCAGCCGGATCGGGTGCTGCTGGGGGGCGGGGGCCCCAATCGAGAGGCGCTGCTCAGGGCCGTGCTGCAACGGATGCGGCCGTCAGGGGTCGTGGTGATTCCCCTGGCGACCGTTGAGGCCTTGGCCCCCTTGCGGCCGCTGCTGGAACAGGCAGGCCTGACGGTTCAGGTGAATCAATTGCAAGCCTGGCGTGGCCAACCCCTCAGCGATGGCACCCGCCTGGCACCGATGAACCCGATCCTGGCCCTAAAAGGTACGAAATCGTGA
- a CDS encoding potassium channel family protein: MARRQKGSHLRLLLLFTLLVLVGFAFPWLIWATHLGYSLIALLLTQVMVRDSQAPAWNDRAYRGLGLFAVLTMWLWLLTPLELIYSGVPLALSWSLLVGWSVIRLVKRFADEPKVTESLLMGATAGYLHIGLTAGLVMSALETIQPGSFEPLTVADAADSSVLAAAHAFSAINYYAFVCLTTVGFGDISPMLPLSRIVSVVTSIAGPLYLAAVMGVLIGRFASSLDRDARTGEEAQEPTPWP; the protein is encoded by the coding sequence ATGGCGCGACGACAGAAGGGTTCGCACCTGCGTCTGCTGCTGCTGTTCACCCTGCTGGTGCTGGTGGGATTCGCTTTCCCCTGGCTGATCTGGGCCACCCATCTGGGCTACAGCCTGATCGCCCTGCTGCTGACCCAGGTGATGGTGCGAGACAGCCAGGCTCCCGCTTGGAATGATCGTGCGTACCGCGGTCTGGGGTTGTTCGCGGTGCTGACCATGTGGCTGTGGCTGCTCACACCGCTGGAGCTGATCTACAGCGGTGTACCGCTCGCCCTCAGCTGGAGTCTGTTGGTGGGCTGGAGTGTGATCCGGCTGGTCAAACGCTTTGCCGATGAGCCCAAGGTGACCGAATCACTGTTGATGGGTGCCACGGCGGGCTACCTGCACATCGGTCTGACCGCCGGACTAGTGATGAGTGCCCTGGAAACCATCCAGCCCGGCAGCTTTGAGCCATTGACGGTGGCGGATGCCGCCGACAGCAGCGTGCTGGCAGCTGCCCATGCCTTCTCCGCAATCAACTACTACGCCTTCGTGTGCCTCACCACCGTCGGCTTCGGCGACATCAGCCCGATGCTGCCGCTGTCGCGAATCGTGAGTGTGGTCACGAGCATTGCCGGACCGCTTTATCTGGCGGCGGTGATGGGAGTGCTGATCGGCCGTTTCGCCAGCAGTCTCGACCGAGACGCCAGAACAGGGGAAGAAGCTCAGGAACCAACCCCGTGGCCCTGA
- a CDS encoding DUF3122 domain-containing protein produces the protein MRRLLSCLIAVLVLFIAAPQGWAQVHEHESENGTRMVRSLESLRDLDYDSWQAVAYREGKPGEPVVLRIVGYPGKLRLDHPVSLQVEAGRRSWALDDITMANPALASDGREAAAEFSLDPLLDDLSNNRPLRLMLPGVFTELPVPPYVVGEWRSLQDLPLS, from the coding sequence ATGCGCCGACTGCTCAGCTGTTTGATCGCCGTTCTGGTGCTGTTCATCGCGGCTCCCCAGGGCTGGGCCCAGGTGCATGAACATGAATCCGAGAACGGCACGCGGATGGTGCGCAGCCTCGAGAGCCTTCGCGATCTGGATTACGACAGCTGGCAGGCGGTGGCGTACCGCGAGGGCAAGCCCGGTGAGCCCGTGGTGCTCCGCATCGTTGGCTATCCCGGCAAACTCCGGCTGGACCATCCGGTGAGTCTGCAGGTGGAGGCCGGTCGCAGAAGCTGGGCGCTGGACGACATCACCATGGCCAATCCAGCCCTGGCCAGCGACGGCCGCGAGGCGGCAGCGGAATTCTCTCTTGACCCACTGCTGGATGACCTCAGCAACAACCGGCCCCTGCGTCTGATGCTGCCGGGGGTGTTCACCGAGCTGCCTGTGCCTCCCTACGTGGTGGGTGAGTGGCGGTCGTTGCAGGACCTGCCCCTGAGCTGA
- a CDS encoding GH116 family glycosyl hydrolase produces MARFGLSALRSLLGRGGNRTPWQPPEASWSRRFGLGWESPYTVRYSSNLDDGPDHGMPLGGFGAGCLGRSPSGAFNLWNLDGGEHWFGSIPDCQFALWERQGESVRAHALATAPDRDDTDPNRGTPLSAWQWYPASRPDRSTGTYAARYPLSWIHHEDVFRAGVLCEAFSPILPGDYQRTSYPVAVFRWQFSNPTDQPLELSLLLSWRNTVGWFTNTDATAEVHFRDDGSPEHNYAPAIGRGEGQRNRQVDQPGLSGVQLEGQSSLPLAEGEGQWCLALPDDLDGAQVMRCSRWDPSGDGGELWTPFAADGRIPDSDNDRASRSGEQASAAIAVKFTLPPGANREIPLVISWDLPVTAFASGSSALRRYTDFFGSSGCNAAAIAAEALRDWRQWREQIEAWQQPVLARTQLPEPLRMALFNELYDLCSGGSLWTAASPADPHGRFGVLECLDYAWYESLDVRLYGSLALLQLWPELDKAVLRSFARAIPAADASQRPIGWYFTQGRGRVEADRKVAGATPHDLGAPNERPFDATNYTAYQDCNLWKDLASDYVLQVWRTFRLAPTGEDLRFLAECWPAAVQALEYLKRFDVNNDGLPDNGGAPDQTFDDWPLKGVSAYCGALWIAALEAALAMAQRLQLDLGLDTAVEQRRFGAWLEQSRTNFDDLLWNGEYYQIDAESGTPVVMADQLCGDFYARLLGLPPVVSEARALSTLKAVKEACFERFESGRLGVANGLRRDGTPLDPDGTHPLEVWTGINFGLASYYRLMGETKTALAICSAVVEQVYSGGLQFRTPEAITAVNTFRACHYLRAMAIWGLWATDTAWERIPGVVER; encoded by the coding sequence ATGGCCCGCTTCGGACTCTCCGCTCTGCGTTCTCTGCTGGGTCGTGGCGGCAACAGAACGCCATGGCAACCACCTGAGGCCAGCTGGAGCCGCCGCTTCGGCCTGGGCTGGGAATCGCCCTACACGGTGCGGTACTCCAGCAACCTCGACGATGGCCCCGACCACGGCATGCCCCTCGGCGGCTTCGGTGCTGGCTGCCTTGGCCGCTCCCCCAGTGGTGCCTTCAACCTCTGGAACCTCGATGGAGGAGAGCACTGGTTCGGATCGATCCCCGACTGTCAGTTCGCCCTCTGGGAGCGGCAGGGGGAGAGCGTCCGTGCCCATGCCCTGGCCACGGCCCCGGACCGTGATGACACCGACCCCAACCGCGGCACGCCCCTGAGCGCCTGGCAGTGGTACCCCGCCAGCAGGCCGGATCGCAGCACCGGCACTTACGCCGCCCGCTACCCCCTCAGCTGGATCCACCACGAGGATGTCTTCCGGGCCGGGGTGTTGTGTGAGGCCTTCAGCCCCATCCTTCCCGGCGACTACCAGCGCACCAGCTATCCGGTGGCGGTGTTCCGCTGGCAGTTCAGCAACCCCACCGATCAACCGCTGGAGCTGTCGCTGCTGTTGAGCTGGCGCAACACCGTGGGTTGGTTCACCAACACCGATGCCACCGCGGAGGTCCATTTCCGCGATGACGGCAGTCCGGAGCACAATTACGCCCCGGCCATCGGTCGCGGCGAGGGACAGCGCAACCGCCAGGTGGATCAGCCTGGACTGAGCGGAGTTCAGCTGGAGGGTCAGTCCTCGCTGCCGCTGGCGGAAGGCGAGGGGCAGTGGTGCCTGGCTCTGCCGGATGACCTGGACGGGGCGCAGGTGATGCGTTGCAGTCGTTGGGATCCCAGTGGTGATGGCGGTGAGCTGTGGACCCCCTTCGCCGCCGATGGACGGATCCCCGACAGCGATAACGACCGCGCCAGCCGGTCCGGCGAGCAGGCCAGTGCCGCCATCGCTGTGAAATTCACCCTGCCTCCCGGTGCCAACCGTGAGATTCCGCTGGTGATCAGCTGGGATCTGCCGGTCACGGCCTTTGCCAGCGGCAGCAGCGCTCTGAGGCGTTACACCGACTTCTTCGGCAGTTCGGGTTGCAATGCGGCCGCCATCGCAGCGGAAGCCCTGCGCGACTGGCGGCAGTGGCGCGAGCAGATCGAGGCCTGGCAGCAGCCGGTGTTGGCACGGACGCAGCTGCCCGAGCCCCTGCGGATGGCGTTGTTCAACGAGCTCTATGACCTCTGCAGTGGCGGCAGCCTCTGGACGGCTGCGTCTCCGGCAGATCCCCACGGGCGCTTTGGCGTTCTGGAGTGCCTCGACTACGCCTGGTACGAAAGTCTGGATGTGCGCCTTTACGGCTCACTGGCCCTGCTGCAGCTCTGGCCGGAGCTCGACAAGGCCGTGCTGCGCAGTTTTGCCCGTGCCATCCCTGCTGCGGATGCCAGCCAGCGGCCGATCGGCTGGTACTTCACCCAGGGCCGTGGACGGGTGGAAGCCGACCGCAAGGTGGCGGGAGCGACCCCACACGACCTCGGAGCTCCCAACGAACGCCCCTTCGATGCCACCAACTACACCGCCTATCAGGACTGCAATCTCTGGAAGGATCTGGCCAGTGATTACGTGCTCCAGGTTTGGCGCACCTTCCGCCTCGCCCCCACCGGTGAGGACCTGCGCTTCCTGGCCGAGTGCTGGCCCGCTGCGGTTCAGGCCCTCGAATACCTCAAGCGATTCGACGTCAACAACGACGGCCTCCCCGACAACGGCGGCGCCCCCGATCAGACCTTCGACGACTGGCCCTTGAAGGGCGTGAGTGCCTATTGCGGCGCGCTCTGGATCGCTGCCCTGGAGGCGGCTCTGGCGATGGCTCAGCGGCTGCAGCTCGACCTCGGCCTGGACACAGCGGTGGAGCAGCGGCGTTTCGGTGCGTGGCTGGAGCAATCCCGCACCAACTTCGACGACCTGCTCTGGAACGGCGAGTATTACCAGATTGATGCTGAGAGCGGCACGCCGGTGGTGATGGCTGATCAGCTATGCGGTGACTTTTACGCCCGTCTGCTGGGGCTGCCACCGGTGGTCAGTGAGGCCAGGGCTCTGAGCACGTTGAAGGCGGTGAAAGAGGCCTGTTTTGAGCGGTTCGAGTCTGGACGCCTCGGAGTGGCCAACGGTCTGCGTCGCGATGGCACTCCCCTGGATCCCGATGGCACGCACCCCCTGGAGGTGTGGACAGGCATCAATTTCGGATTGGCCAGCTATTACCGGTTGATGGGTGAGACCAAGACGGCTTTGGCCATCTGCTCGGCCGTGGTGGAGCAGGTGTACTCAGGCGGATTGCAGTTCCGCACCCCGGAAGCGATCACCGCTGTGAACACCTTCCGGGCCTGCCACTACCTGCGGGCCATGGCCATCTGGGGCTTGTGGGCCACCGACACCGCGTGGGAGCGGATACCGGGTGTGGTGGAGCGTTGA
- a CDS encoding winged helix-turn-helix domain-containing protein, whose product MSAEPLLLLVGASAVALAPRLAASGYSSIDWLSAGVASSQVQMGEEPLAAVLAADQASRVRDLRQRFGAMPILLDLEQDSVDARAACLCAGADDFWLSSVGPSDLLLRLRLHRTVQTRLGQRPTLMELGDLSLDPATRQVRRGGRTVALTAREFALLLVLMRSPGRVFSREQLLREVWQDEGASSNVVEVYVRYLRQKLEAGGESRLLLTVRGRGYSLGPVAGEG is encoded by the coding sequence ATGAGCGCTGAGCCGCTACTGCTCCTGGTGGGAGCCTCAGCAGTAGCCCTGGCTCCAAGGCTGGCGGCATCGGGCTACAGCTCCATTGATTGGCTCAGTGCCGGGGTGGCATCGAGCCAGGTGCAGATGGGTGAGGAGCCACTCGCTGCGGTGCTCGCGGCTGATCAGGCCTCCAGGGTGCGCGACCTGCGTCAGCGCTTCGGGGCCATGCCGATCCTTCTGGACCTGGAGCAGGACAGTGTCGATGCCCGGGCGGCCTGCCTCTGTGCCGGGGCCGATGACTTCTGGCTGTCGTCCGTTGGCCCCAGCGATCTGCTGCTGCGGTTGCGTCTGCACCGCACCGTGCAGACCCGCCTGGGTCAACGGCCGACTCTGATGGAGCTGGGGGATCTCAGCCTGGATCCCGCCACCCGTCAGGTGCGCCGGGGCGGCCGCACCGTGGCCCTCACGGCCCGCGAGTTTGCCCTGCTGTTGGTGCTGATGCGCTCACCGGGACGGGTGTTCAGCCGTGAGCAACTGCTGCGCGAGGTTTGGCAGGACGAGGGGGCCAGCAGCAATGTGGTGGAGGTGTACGTGCGATACCTGCGCCAGAAGCTGGAGGCCGGCGGGGAATCGCGGTTGTTGTTGACGGTGCGCGGTCGCGGTTACAGCCTCGGCCCCGTGGCTGGGGAGGGGTGA
- the ribD gene encoding bifunctional diaminohydroxyphosphoribosylaminopyrimidine deaminase/5-amino-6-(5-phosphoribosylamino)uracil reductase RibD produces MWDLWMRRALALAALAEGRTSPNPLVGAVVLNQEGRLVGEGFHCRAGEPHAEVGALAQAGDAAHGGTLVVTLEPCCHHGRTPPCSEAVLRAGIARVVVALEDPDPRVAGGGINQLRQAGVEVISGVLREEARQQNRAFLHRVRTGRSYGILKWAMGLDGRTALPNGASQWISGSPARDWVHQLRSGMDAVIVGGGTVRADDPLLTSRGRRSPEPLRVVLSRGLDLPASAQLWNTAVAPTLVVHGPDADPQRLPSGPEGLGLSACEPLPLMHHLAERSCNQVLWECGPELAAAAIRQGCVQEVVAVVAPKLMGGLAARTPLGELGFTAMDQVLSGTLQPPRPIGEDWLLSLRLEG; encoded by the coding sequence ATGTGGGACCTGTGGATGCGCCGGGCCCTGGCGCTGGCTGCGCTGGCTGAGGGTCGCACCAGTCCCAATCCCCTGGTGGGGGCTGTGGTCCTGAACCAGGAGGGGCGATTGGTGGGCGAGGGGTTCCATTGCCGTGCGGGGGAGCCCCATGCCGAGGTGGGTGCCCTGGCTCAAGCCGGGGATGCGGCCCATGGCGGAACCCTTGTGGTCACCCTGGAACCCTGCTGCCACCACGGCCGTACACCCCCCTGCAGTGAGGCGGTGCTGCGGGCTGGGATCGCCAGGGTGGTGGTGGCTCTGGAGGATCCGGATCCCCGCGTTGCCGGCGGCGGAATCAATCAGCTGCGGCAGGCGGGTGTTGAGGTGATCAGTGGTGTGCTGCGGGAGGAGGCTCGTCAGCAGAACCGGGCGTTCCTGCACCGCGTTCGCACCGGCCGCTCTTACGGGATCTTGAAGTGGGCCATGGGCCTGGATGGCCGCACCGCTCTGCCCAATGGCGCCAGCCAATGGATCAGTGGCTCACCTGCCCGCGACTGGGTGCATCAACTACGCAGTGGCATGGACGCTGTGATCGTGGGGGGCGGGACGGTCCGCGCGGATGATCCGCTGCTCACCAGCCGTGGCCGCCGTTCGCCGGAACCCCTGCGGGTCGTGCTCAGCCGCGGTCTCGATCTTCCCGCTTCCGCACAGCTGTGGAACACCGCGGTGGCGCCGACCCTGGTGGTCCATGGACCTGATGCCGATCCCCAGCGTCTGCCGTCTGGCCCTGAGGGACTCGGGCTTTCGGCCTGTGAACCGTTGCCTTTGATGCACCACCTGGCAGAGCGGAGTTGCAATCAGGTGCTCTGGGAGTGCGGCCCCGAGCTGGCGGCTGCGGCGATCCGGCAGGGCTGTGTGCAGGAGGTGGTCGCCGTGGTGGCACCGAAACTGATGGGTGGCCTAGCTGCGCGAACGCCCCTGGGGGAGCTGGGCTTCACCGCCATGGACCAGGTGCTCAGTGGAACCTTGCAGCCTCCCCGGCCCATCGGCGAGGACTGGTTGCTCTCCCTGCGGCTTGAGGGCTGA